In the Cydia splendana chromosome 2, ilCydSple1.2, whole genome shotgun sequence genome, one interval contains:
- the LOC134806151 gene encoding protein Peter pan, whose product MGKRKGKCAKKNSTTKQSLEPETLVKAPHSFVIHRGHCGKDLIDLTKDFRKIMEPFTASQLKERKKNTIKDFLSVSGYLHVSHMMVFTETEQGSYMRLARLPRGPTLTFKIHNYSLARDVVSSLRKQYVMMKAFQHAPLIVLNSFSGEGMHMKLMATMFQNMFPTINITTVKLKNIRRCVLMNYNPSTKIIDLRHYVIRATPVGLNKGTKKVVQGKIPNLNRCKDMSEFFDKAALLSESEFEDDPASHVLLPQALASRGAAQDSRSALRLYELGPRISLQLIKVEDGLMDGEVLFHELVEKTEEQKAAIKKKRDAKKKQKESRKAQQDQNVKRKQREKEELKQKALEGIKKKREVTESQRLMELANAESQGAAADRGDDDDDAQYYREAVGAEPDQDLFSAPRKRKAGDDSVRGFKKLRLDKKLQKKYDPSQKGGSQNKDGRFQNKDRQFQNKDGGRKFHRNKDDREGGGRKFHNKREGGFQNNRDGGRKFDKNQDGRNFQGNKGKGRDKGSNKPKKVFGGKVNKFKSGKQGKKGRK is encoded by the exons ATGGGTAAGCGTAAAGGAAAATGTGCGAAGAAAAACAGCACGACCAAGCAAAGCCTGGAGCCAGAGACCCTGGTGAAGGCACCGCACTCGTTCGTGATCCACCGCGGGCACTGTGGCAAGGACCTCATCGACCTCACCAAGGACTTTCGCAAGATTATGGAGCCGTTCACAGCGTCACAGCTTAaa GAAAGGAAAAAGAACACAATCAAGGACTTCCTGTCAGTGTCGGGCTACCTGCATGTGTCCCACATGATGGTGTTCACGGAGACCGAGCAGGGCTCCTACATGCGGCTCGCGCGCCTGCCGCGCGGACCCACGCTTACCTTCAAAATACATAAT TACAGCCTCGCGCGAGACGTGGTGTCCTCGCTCCGCAAGCAGTACGTCATGATGAAGGCCTTCCAGCACGCGCCGCTCATCGTGCTCAACTCCTTCTCCGGCGAGGGCATGCACATGAAGCTCATGGCCACCATGTTCCAGAACATGTTCCCCACCATCAACATCACCACG GTGAAATTAAAGAATATCCGGCGTTGCGTGTTGATGAACTACAACCCCTCGACAAAGATAATCGACCTGCGGCACTACGTCATCCGCGCCACGCCTGTCGGACTCAATAAGGGCACCAAGAAG gtGGTTCAAGGCAAAATACCCAATTTAAATCGCTGCAAGGATATGTCAGAATTCTTTGACAA AGCGGCCCTTCTCTCCGAGAGCGAGTTCGAGGACGACCCGGCGTCGCACGTGCTGCTCCCGCAGGCGCTCGCCTCGCGCGGCGCCGCGCAGGACTCCCGGTCGGCCTTGCGGCTCTACGAGCTCGGCCCGAGGATATCTCTACAGCTCATCAAG GTGGAGGACGGGTTGATGGACGGCGAGGTGCTGTTCCACGAGCTGGTCGAGAAGACCGAGGAGCAGAAGGCGGCCATCAAGAAGAAGCGGGACGCCAAGAAGAAGCAGAAGGAGAGCCGCAAGGCGCAGCAGGACCAGAACGTCAAGCGGAAACAG AGGGAGAAGGAGGAGCTGAAGCAGAAGGCGCTGGAAGGCATCAAGAAGAAGCGGGAGGTGACAGAGAGCCAGCGGCTGATGGAGCTCGCCAACGCGGAGTCGCAgggcgccgccgccgaccgcggcgatgatgatgatgatgctcagTACTACCGCGAGGCCGTCGGCGCCGAGCCCGACCAAG ATTTATTCAGTGCTCCGCGGAAACGAAAGGCCGGCGACGACTCCGTACGTGGTTTCAAGAAGTTAAGACTCGACAAGAAACTGCAGAAGAAATATGACCCCAGTCAGAAGGGCGGCTCGCAAAACAAGGACGGACGCTTCCAGAATAAGGACAGGCAGTTCCAAAACAAAGACGGCGGTAGGAAGTTCCATAGGAATAAAGACGACAGGGAAGGGGGCGGAAGGAAATTCCATAACAAGAGAGAAGGTGGGTTCCAAAATAATAGAGATGGCGGACGGAAGTTCGACAAAAACCAGGACGGAAGGAATTTCCAAGGAAATAAAGGCAAAGGAAGGGATAAAGGTTCCAACAAACCTAAGAAGGTGTTCGGGGGGAAAGTGAATAAGTTCAAGTCTGGTAAACAGGGCAAGAAGGGCCGGAAATGA
- the LOC134806150 gene encoding elongin-B, whose product MDVFLMIRRKKLTIFTDAKDTTTVLELKKMIEGILKTPPQSQMLFNKDSQLMEDEKTLAEYGLTSATAKAQCPAPIGLALRKESGEFEALDLTPYSSPPDLPDVMKSQEANGQEQMDQH is encoded by the exons ATG gATGTCTTTCTAATGATTAGGCGAAAAAAATTAACCATCTTCACGGACGCTAAAGACACGACAACGGTACTGGAATTAAAGAAAATGATTGAAG GCATCTTAAAGACTCCTCCCCAGAGTCAGATGCTGTTCAACAAGGACAGCCAGCTCATGGAAGATGAGAAGACCCTAGCGGAGTATGGACTCACCTCGGCTACAGCTAAAGCTCAGTGCCCGGCACCCATCGGACTTGCTCTAAG AAAGGAAAGCGGCGAATTTGAAGCTCTGGATCTGACCCCGTACTCTTCCCCCCCGGACCTGCCCGACGTCATGAAGTCACAGGAAGCCAACGGACAGGAGCAG ATGGACCAGCACTAG
- the LOC134806148 gene encoding zinc finger protein 696-like isoform X1, protein MESQVCVHCLNKKAINSTTNRLVTESCGHVKCMDCLLHETTGCVACAAESSPKESEDTPEPSEGPPSDGDTAEPEPVRTEFPLQHFLLGREEDEKESRAEYCYDKTEKKKKLETSHIRVETDGNRRCYFCTACKRKFHARSQVSYHAYCNGQQKPYQCPECNKSFASHSHFKYHMRVHRNERTYACELCGESFFQMSKLQRHKLKHTKEKKYPCPECSKAFNNLTALRKHALTHSDERPYGCETCGRRFRDSSNYRKHVAKHNGTGCGRSCSCGSCGRRRARPHSCPRCPQAFHARKDMRRHAAVHDDSKPFRCRVCSRRFRRKDNLERHIRNTHPAEPPADAVLVEPADRGKHADEKTKLQSLNPLPPLPQELIQKHLHEDKANQRPPPIDDSKFTKLAVKLELQVKKLPEDKHPEKPPDPVELKTEKVEHAKEQRSIAEILAANTARQSVITSVRRARAPPEPSEYVHKIRKANRRLPALLPPIDESKFAKLANLDLQNNLDVGAPPEKFRELYKKILYERSEKDALEEQHWKKKKLNIN, encoded by the exons ATGGAATCGCAAGTTTGTGTTCACTGCCTCAACAAGAAGGCTATAAACTCGACGACTAATCGGTTGGTGACGGAAAGCTGTGGACATGTGAAGTGTATGGACTGTCTGTTACATGAGACGACGGGTTGCGTTGCGTGCGCTGCGGAGAGCAGCCCCAAAGAGTCCGAGGACACTCCGGAGCCCAGCGAGGGGCCGCCCTCGGACGGCGACACTGCCGAGCCCGAGCCGGTCCGCACGGAGTTCCCTCTCCAACATTTCCTGCTAGGGAGGGAGGAGGATGAGAAAGAGTCTCGGGCAGAATACTGTTATGACAAGactgagaagaagaagaagctgGAGACCTCGCACATTAGGGTAGAAACAG ATGGGAATCGGAGGTGTTACTTCTGTACAGCATGCAAGAGGAAGTTCCATGCTCGGAGTCAGGTATCTTACCATGCCTACTGCAATGGACAACAGAAGCCCTACCAGTGTCCCGAGTGCAACAAG AGTTTCGCGTCCCATTCCCACTTCAAGTACCACATGCGGGTGCACCGCAACGAGCGCACGTACGCGTGCGAGCTGTGCGGCGAGAGCTTCTTCCAGATGTCCAAGCTGCAGCGACACAAGCTCAAGCACACCA AGGAGAAGAAATACCCCTGCCCAGAGTGCAGCAAAGCGTTCAACAACCTAACAGCGCTGCGCAAGCACGCGCTCACTCACTCCGACGAGCGGCCGTACGGCTGCGAGACGTGTGGCCGACGATTCCGGGACTCTAGCAACTATCGCAAACACGTCGCCAAACATAACG GTACCGGGTGCGGGCGCTCGTGCTCGTGCGGCTCGTGCGGGCGGCGCCGCGCGCGGCCGCACTCGTGCCCGCGCTGCCCGCAGGCCTTCCACGCCAGGAAGGACATGCGCCGCCACGCCGCCGTGCACGACG ATTCGAAGCCATTCCGCTGCCGTGTATGCAGCCGCCGCTTCCGCCGCAAAGACAACCTGGAGCGTCACATCCGCAACACCCACCCCGCCGAGCCTCCCGCCGACGCCGTATTAGTCGAGCCCGCCGACCGCGGTAAACACGCCGACGAGAAGACCAAGCTGCAGAGCCTGAATCCACTTCCGCCGCTACCGCAGGAGCTGATACAGAAGCACCTGCACGAGGACAAG GCCAATCAACGGCCGCCGCCCATCGACGACAGCAAGTTCACCAAGCTCGCCGTCAAGCTGGAACTgcag GTCAAGAAGTTACCTGAAGACAAACATCCAGAGAAGCCGCCGGACCCGGTGGAACTGAAGACAGAAAAAGTGGAGCACGCCAAAGAACAGAGGAGCATAGCGGAGATCCTGGCGGCCAACACCGCGCGGCAGAGCGTCATCACCTCCGTGCGccgcgcgcgcgcgccgcccgaGCCCAGCGAGTACGTGCACAAGATACGGAAG GCCAACCGGCGGCTGCCCGCGCTGCTGCCGCCCATCGACGAGAGCAAGTTCGCCAAGCTCGCCAACCTTGACCTGCAG AACAATCTGGACGTAGGCGCGCCGCCGGAGAAGTTCCGAGAACTGTACAAGAAGATCCTGTACGAGCGCTCCGAGAAGGACGCGCTGGAGGAGCAGCactggaagaagaagaagctgAACATCAACTG A
- the LOC134806148 gene encoding zinc finger protein 696-like isoform X2, protein MESQVCVHCLNKKAINSTTNRLVTESCGHVKCMDCLLHETTGCVACAAESSPKESEDTPEPSEGPPSDGDTAEPEPVRTEFPLQHFLLGREEDEKESRAEYCYDKTEKKKKLETSHIRVETDGNRRCYFCTACKRKFHARSQVSYHAYCNGQQKPYQCPECNKSFASHSHFKYHMRVHRNERTYACELCGESFFQMSKLQRHKLKHTKEKKYPCPECSKAFNNLTALRKHALTHSDERPYGCETCGRRFRDSSNYRKHVAKHNGTGCGRSCSCGSCGRRRARPHSCPRCPQAFHARKDMRRHAAVHDDSKPFRCRVCSRRFRRKDNLERHIRNTHPAEPPADAVLVEPADRGKHADEKTKLQSLNPLPPLPQELIQKHLHEDKVKKLPEDKHPEKPPDPVELKTEKVEHAKEQRSIAEILAANTARQSVITSVRRARAPPEPSEYVHKIRKANRRLPALLPPIDESKFAKLANLDLQNNLDVGAPPEKFRELYKKILYERSEKDALEEQHWKKKKLNIN, encoded by the exons ATGGAATCGCAAGTTTGTGTTCACTGCCTCAACAAGAAGGCTATAAACTCGACGACTAATCGGTTGGTGACGGAAAGCTGTGGACATGTGAAGTGTATGGACTGTCTGTTACATGAGACGACGGGTTGCGTTGCGTGCGCTGCGGAGAGCAGCCCCAAAGAGTCCGAGGACACTCCGGAGCCCAGCGAGGGGCCGCCCTCGGACGGCGACACTGCCGAGCCCGAGCCGGTCCGCACGGAGTTCCCTCTCCAACATTTCCTGCTAGGGAGGGAGGAGGATGAGAAAGAGTCTCGGGCAGAATACTGTTATGACAAGactgagaagaagaagaagctgGAGACCTCGCACATTAGGGTAGAAACAG ATGGGAATCGGAGGTGTTACTTCTGTACAGCATGCAAGAGGAAGTTCCATGCTCGGAGTCAGGTATCTTACCATGCCTACTGCAATGGACAACAGAAGCCCTACCAGTGTCCCGAGTGCAACAAG AGTTTCGCGTCCCATTCCCACTTCAAGTACCACATGCGGGTGCACCGCAACGAGCGCACGTACGCGTGCGAGCTGTGCGGCGAGAGCTTCTTCCAGATGTCCAAGCTGCAGCGACACAAGCTCAAGCACACCA AGGAGAAGAAATACCCCTGCCCAGAGTGCAGCAAAGCGTTCAACAACCTAACAGCGCTGCGCAAGCACGCGCTCACTCACTCCGACGAGCGGCCGTACGGCTGCGAGACGTGTGGCCGACGATTCCGGGACTCTAGCAACTATCGCAAACACGTCGCCAAACATAACG GTACCGGGTGCGGGCGCTCGTGCTCGTGCGGCTCGTGCGGGCGGCGCCGCGCGCGGCCGCACTCGTGCCCGCGCTGCCCGCAGGCCTTCCACGCCAGGAAGGACATGCGCCGCCACGCCGCCGTGCACGACG ATTCGAAGCCATTCCGCTGCCGTGTATGCAGCCGCCGCTTCCGCCGCAAAGACAACCTGGAGCGTCACATCCGCAACACCCACCCCGCCGAGCCTCCCGCCGACGCCGTATTAGTCGAGCCCGCCGACCGCGGTAAACACGCCGACGAGAAGACCAAGCTGCAGAGCCTGAATCCACTTCCGCCGCTACCGCAGGAGCTGATACAGAAGCACCTGCACGAGGACAAG GTCAAGAAGTTACCTGAAGACAAACATCCAGAGAAGCCGCCGGACCCGGTGGAACTGAAGACAGAAAAAGTGGAGCACGCCAAAGAACAGAGGAGCATAGCGGAGATCCTGGCGGCCAACACCGCGCGGCAGAGCGTCATCACCTCCGTGCGccgcgcgcgcgcgccgcccgaGCCCAGCGAGTACGTGCACAAGATACGGAAG GCCAACCGGCGGCTGCCCGCGCTGCTGCCGCCCATCGACGAGAGCAAGTTCGCCAAGCTCGCCAACCTTGACCTGCAG AACAATCTGGACGTAGGCGCGCCGCCGGAGAAGTTCCGAGAACTGTACAAGAAGATCCTGTACGAGCGCTCCGAGAAGGACGCGCTGGAGGAGCAGCactggaagaagaagaagctgAACATCAACTG A